From Robbsia betulipollinis, the proteins below share one genomic window:
- a CDS encoding 2-hydroxyacid dehydrogenase, protein MKQKILVTRALFPDVVDRLRTHFDVETNDLGRVFTATELTERIADKAGLMVMGDPISRAMIAAAPALKAVCNMAVGYNNFDLAALNARGILATNTPDVLNETTADFGWALLMATARRVTEAEHYLRAGKWQAWQYDMLTGTDVFGSTLGIIGMGRIGQAVARRAQGFGMRVVYHNRSRVAPDIERALNAEWVEKDALLRQADHIVLVVPYAPASHHTIGAREIGLMKPTANLINIARGGIVDDAALIEALAAGRIAGAGLDVFEGEPQLNPGFLSLTNVVLAPHIASASVPTRRAMANLAADNLIAALGEGPRAGNPPNVVNPEARGIP, encoded by the coding sequence ATGAAGCAAAAGATACTCGTCACCCGGGCGCTTTTTCCCGATGTCGTCGACCGGCTGCGCACGCACTTCGACGTCGAGACCAACGATCTCGGACGCGTCTTCACCGCCACCGAATTGACCGAGCGCATCGCGGACAAGGCTGGCCTGATGGTCATGGGCGACCCGATTTCCCGCGCGATGATCGCGGCCGCCCCGGCATTGAAGGCGGTCTGCAACATGGCGGTCGGCTACAACAATTTCGACCTGGCCGCGTTGAACGCGCGGGGCATCCTCGCGACGAATACCCCGGACGTGCTGAACGAAACCACCGCCGATTTCGGCTGGGCGCTGCTGATGGCAACCGCGCGGCGCGTCACCGAGGCCGAGCATTACCTGCGTGCCGGGAAATGGCAGGCCTGGCAGTACGACATGCTGACCGGCACCGATGTGTTCGGTTCGACGCTCGGCATCATCGGCATGGGGCGCATCGGGCAGGCGGTGGCACGCCGCGCGCAGGGCTTCGGCATGCGCGTGGTGTATCACAACCGTTCCCGCGTCGCCCCCGACATCGAGCGCGCGCTGAACGCGGAATGGGTCGAGAAGGACGCGTTGCTGCGGCAGGCGGATCACATCGTGCTGGTCGTCCCGTATGCGCCGGCGAGCCACCACACCATCGGCGCGCGCGAAATCGGCCTCATGAAGCCGACGGCGAACCTGATCAACATCGCGCGCGGCGGCATCGTCGACGACGCCGCGCTGATCGAGGCGCTCGCCGCCGGCCGCATCGCCGGCGCGGGTCTCGATGTCTTCGAAGGCGAGCCGCAACTGAACCCGGGGTTCCTGTCCCTGACGAATGTCGTGCTGGCGCCGCATATCGCCAGCGCGAGCGTGCCGACGCGGCGCGCGATGGCGAATCTGGCCGCCGACAATCTGATCGCCGCGCTCGGCGAGGGGCCACGTGCGGGAAATCCTCCGAACGTCGTCAATCCCGAAGCCCGCGGCATCCCATGA
- the pncB gene encoding nicotinate phosphoribosyltransferase: MIINSLLDTDLYKFTMMQVVLHHFPAAEVEYRFRCRTPGVELAPYVDEIRAEITHLCALRFTASELSYLRRMRFIKSDFVDFLALFHLNEKCISVTPSRERAGEIEIVITGPWLHTILFEIPVLAIVNEVYFRNTQREPDYREGRERLEGKMALLGASPEYADCKIADYGTRRRFSQQWHEEVLLTLKARLGSQLAGSSNVLYAMRHDLTPLGTMAHEYLQACQGLGPRLRDSQIFGLEMWAKEYRGDLGIALSDVYGMKAFLNDFDMYFCKLFDGARHDSGDPFEWGERLLKHYEDNRCDPRTKIMVFSDALDIPKVLQLYERFRGRCRLAFGVGTNLTNDLGYQPLQVVIKMVRCNGQPVAKLSDSPGKNMCDDKAYLAYLRQVFEIPSE, translated from the coding sequence ATGATCATCAATTCCTTGCTCGACACCGATCTGTACAAATTCACCATGATGCAGGTCGTGCTGCATCATTTTCCGGCGGCGGAGGTCGAATACCGCTTCCGGTGCAGGACGCCGGGTGTCGAGCTCGCCCCTTACGTCGATGAAATCCGCGCGGAGATCACCCATCTCTGCGCGCTGCGTTTCACTGCGTCCGAACTGTCCTATCTGCGACGGATGCGCTTCATCAAAAGCGATTTCGTCGACTTCCTGGCGCTCTTTCACCTGAACGAGAAATGCATCTCGGTGACGCCTTCGCGCGAGCGCGCCGGCGAGATCGAGATCGTCATCACCGGCCCCTGGCTGCACACGATCCTCTTCGAAATCCCGGTGCTGGCGATCGTCAACGAAGTCTATTTCCGCAACACCCAGCGCGAACCCGATTATCGCGAAGGCCGGGAGCGTCTCGAGGGCAAGATGGCGTTGCTGGGCGCAAGCCCGGAGTACGCGGATTGCAAGATCGCCGATTACGGCACGCGCCGGCGCTTCTCGCAGCAGTGGCACGAGGAAGTCCTGCTGACGCTCAAGGCGCGTCTGGGTTCGCAGCTCGCCGGCAGCAGCAACGTGCTCTATGCGATGCGGCACGACCTCACGCCGCTGGGCACGATGGCGCACGAATACCTGCAGGCCTGCCAGGGGCTCGGGCCGCGCCTGCGCGATTCGCAGATCTTCGGCCTGGAGATGTGGGCCAAGGAATACCGCGGCGATCTGGGCATCGCGCTGTCCGACGTCTATGGGATGAAGGCTTTCCTGAACGACTTCGACATGTATTTCTGCAAGCTGTTCGACGGCGCGCGCCATGACTCGGGAGATCCGTTCGAATGGGGCGAACGTCTGCTGAAGCACTACGAGGACAATCGTTGCGACCCGCGCACCAAGATCATGGTGTTCAGCGACGCGCTCGACATTCCGAAGGTGCTGCAACTGTACGAGCGCTTTCGCGGAAGGTGCAGGCTTGCCTTCGGTGTGGGCACCAACCTCACCAACGATCTGGGCTACCAGCCCCTGCAGGTGGTCATCAAGATGGTGCGCTGCAATGGGCAGCCGGTGGCCAAGCTGTCGGATTCGCCGGGCAAGAACATGTGCGACGACAAAGCCTATCTGGCCTATCTCCGGCAGGTCTTCGAAATACCTTCGGAATAG
- a CDS encoding GNAT family N-acetyltransferase produces the protein MTDAIAYPAAAVIRPARADDVTAIHALIGELADFEQLREMLVASAADLALALFGPQPAIEARVATVDDEVIAYALFFTNFSSFLGRRGLYLEDLYVRPAHRGTRIGKRLLADLAALALARGCARFEWCVLDWNQSAIAFYESLGATVLKEWRIVRVTGTALETLAAS, from the coding sequence ATGACCGATGCGATCGCTTACCCCGCCGCGGCCGTCATCCGCCCCGCACGGGCAGACGACGTCACCGCGATCCATGCGCTGATCGGCGAACTCGCCGACTTCGAACAACTGCGCGAAATGCTGGTGGCCAGCGCAGCCGACCTGGCACTGGCCCTGTTCGGCCCGCAGCCGGCGATCGAGGCGCGTGTCGCCACCGTCGACGACGAGGTGATCGCGTACGCGCTGTTCTTCACGAATTTCTCGAGCTTCCTTGGGCGGCGCGGTCTTTATCTGGAGGATTTGTACGTGCGGCCCGCGCACCGCGGCACCCGCATCGGCAAGCGTCTGCTGGCGGATCTGGCGGCGCTGGCGCTGGCGCGCGGTTGCGCCCGTTTCGAGTGGTGCGTGCTCGACTGGAACCAGTCCGCGATCGCGTTCTACGAAAGCCTGGGCGCGACGGTGTTGAAGGAATGGCGCATCGTGCGTGTGACCGGCACGGCGCTCGAGACGCTGGCCGCCAGCTGA
- a CDS encoding DNA recombination protein RmuC, with product MSAAGATMAGDLLPWLVGSVVLLALVALVAVGALAALMRRTRTGAGRDDAQFDALLDDVNAFREESARTAERLDRSLRGDMTETARIGRAETGAVLGQFQQTLAAQLSSIATLQNQKVDGFAKDLANLTHSNAAQLDTVRTSLADQARQAREEQGAALRHVGETLNLQLAGLSQTNDLRFAEVRDTLERKLKDIEVNNALKLDEMRRTVDEKLHATLEQRLGESFKLVSDRLEQVHRGLGEMQTLAAGVGDLKKVLTNVKTRGTWGEVQLGSLLEQVLTAEQYASNVATVPGSSERVEFAIRLPGGASGAAGARRGDGSGPQGTPVWLPIDAKFPREDYERLIDAQERADPAGVEASGRALDARVRLEARRIAEKYLAPPHTTDFGLLFLPTEGLYAEVLRRPGLSDALQRDYRITIAGPTTLTALLNSLQMGFRTLAIEQRSSEVWQVLGAVKTEFFKFGDVLAKTRSQLETVARSIDLAERRTRVMHKTLRDVEALPGDAAAARLAGLSEDDASPPVDPADASR from the coding sequence ATGAGCGCTGCGGGAGCGACGATGGCGGGAGACCTCTTGCCCTGGCTGGTCGGCAGCGTCGTATTGCTGGCGCTGGTCGCGCTCGTGGCGGTGGGCGCCCTGGCCGCGCTGATGCGGCGCACCCGGACGGGTGCCGGGCGCGACGACGCGCAATTCGACGCCCTGCTTGACGACGTCAATGCGTTTCGCGAGGAAAGTGCCCGTACCGCCGAGCGGCTCGATCGTTCCCTGCGCGGCGACATGACCGAGACCGCGCGCATCGGTCGCGCCGAAACCGGGGCGGTCCTCGGCCAGTTCCAGCAAACGCTCGCCGCGCAACTGAGCAGCATCGCGACGTTGCAGAACCAGAAGGTCGATGGGTTCGCGAAGGATCTGGCAAACCTGACGCACAGCAATGCGGCGCAGCTCGACACGGTACGCACGAGCCTGGCCGATCAGGCGCGGCAGGCCCGCGAGGAGCAGGGCGCGGCGCTGCGGCATGTCGGGGAAACGCTGAACCTGCAACTCGCCGGCCTCTCGCAGACCAACGATCTGCGCTTCGCCGAAGTGCGCGATACGCTCGAGCGCAAGTTGAAGGATATCGAGGTCAACAATGCGCTGAAGCTCGACGAGATGCGCCGCACCGTCGACGAGAAACTGCATGCGACGCTCGAGCAGCGGCTGGGCGAATCGTTCAAGCTGGTCTCCGACCGCCTCGAACAGGTGCATCGCGGGCTGGGCGAGATGCAGACGCTCGCGGCGGGCGTGGGCGACCTGAAAAAGGTTCTGACGAACGTCAAGACGCGTGGCACCTGGGGCGAAGTGCAGTTGGGGTCCCTGCTCGAACAGGTGCTGACCGCCGAACAGTACGCGAGCAATGTCGCGACGGTGCCGGGCAGCAGCGAACGCGTCGAGTTCGCGATTCGCCTGCCGGGCGGCGCATCCGGCGCAGCCGGCGCCCGGCGCGGCGATGGATCGGGGCCGCAGGGAACGCCCGTGTGGTTGCCGATCGATGCCAAGTTCCCGCGCGAGGACTACGAACGCCTGATCGACGCGCAGGAACGCGCCGATCCCGCTGGGGTCGAGGCATCGGGCCGCGCGCTGGATGCGCGGGTACGCCTGGAGGCGCGCCGGATCGCGGAGAAATATCTGGCGCCGCCGCACACCACGGATTTCGGCCTGCTGTTTCTGCCCACCGAGGGTCTTTACGCCGAAGTCCTGCGCCGTCCCGGTTTGAGCGACGCCCTGCAACGCGACTATCGGATCACGATCGCCGGACCGACCACGCTGACGGCCTTGTTGAACAGCTTGCAGATGGGGTTTCGCACGCTCGCCATCGAACAGCGCTCCAGCGAGGTCTGGCAGGTGCTGGGCGCGGTGAAGACCGAGTTTTTCAAGTTCGGCGACGTGCTGGCGAAAACCCGTTCGCAACTGGAAACCGTCGCGCGTTCGATCGACCTCGCCGAACGCCGCACGCGCGTCATGCACAAGACCCTGCGCGATGTCGAGGCCCTGCCGGGCGACGCGGCAGCGGCGCGGCTCGCCGGCCTGTCGGAGGACGATGCATCGCCGCCGGTCGATCCCGCCGACGCGTCGCGTTAG
- the moeA gene encoding molybdopterin molybdotransferase MoeA produces MPVRVAQNLLRDWMTPVEQEEAVLLMSALGRILSRDVVAPIDVPAHDNSAMDGYAFDGASLQARDAPHADGAPATREFVVVGQAFAGHPWRESVPPGHCVRIMTGALIPPGTDTVIPHEYALPATAAPGAVASSVGARVVLRVANFRRGANRRLAGEDLARGTVVLPAGRILRASDLGLLASLGFAQISVRRRLRVAYFSTGDELRPVGQPLEAGCVHDSNRYTLHAMLLRLGVEPIDLGIVRDDPEALSAALRDAASRADAILSSGGVSAGDADFVRDVFAALGDVVFWKLAMRPGRPFAFGQLIVDNAGDPANAAPTARRIPFFGLPGNPVAVMAAFYHIVRDALLTLAGARVEPVPRVRASALAPIRKRRGRTEFARGRAQRTVTGDWQVALAGAQGSGVLSSMSEANCFLILEHEQGDLHAGDSLDIMFFEGLI; encoded by the coding sequence TTGCCGGTGCGCGTTGCGCAGAACCTGTTGCGGGACTGGATGACGCCGGTGGAACAGGAAGAGGCCGTCCTTTTGATGTCTGCGCTGGGCCGTATTCTGTCGCGCGACGTGGTCGCGCCGATCGACGTTCCCGCGCACGACAACTCGGCGATGGACGGCTATGCGTTCGACGGCGCCTCGCTGCAGGCGCGGGACGCCCCGCACGCCGACGGCGCGCCCGCGACACGCGAATTCGTGGTCGTCGGCCAGGCTTTCGCCGGTCATCCATGGCGCGAATCGGTGCCGCCGGGACACTGCGTGCGCATCATGACCGGCGCGCTGATTCCGCCGGGCACCGATACGGTCATCCCGCACGAATACGCGCTGCCCGCCACGGCGGCGCCCGGCGCGGTGGCCAGCAGCGTCGGCGCACGGGTCGTGCTGCGGGTCGCGAATTTCCGGCGGGGCGCGAATCGCCGTCTGGCGGGCGAGGACCTCGCCCGCGGGACGGTCGTGTTGCCCGCGGGACGCATCCTGCGCGCATCGGACCTGGGACTGCTGGCGTCGCTCGGCTTCGCGCAGATTTCGGTACGACGCCGGCTGCGGGTCGCCTATTTTTCGACCGGCGACGAATTGCGTCCCGTGGGCCAGCCCCTGGAGGCCGGCTGCGTGCACGACAGCAACCGCTATACGCTGCATGCGATGCTGCTGCGTCTGGGCGTCGAGCCGATCGACCTGGGGATCGTGCGCGACGACCCCGAAGCGCTGTCCGCGGCGCTGCGCGACGCCGCGTCCCGGGCGGATGCCATCCTGAGTTCGGGAGGCGTCTCCGCCGGCGACGCCGATTTCGTTCGCGACGTGTTCGCCGCGCTCGGCGACGTGGTGTTCTGGAAGCTGGCGATGCGCCCGGGCCGGCCCTTTGCATTCGGTCAATTGATCGTGGACAATGCCGGGGATCCCGCCAACGCCGCCCCCACGGCGCGCCGGATCCCGTTTTTCGGTCTCCCCGGCAATCCCGTCGCGGTGATGGCGGCGTTTTACCATATCGTCCGGGACGCGCTGCTGACACTCGCCGGCGCCCGCGTCGAGCCGGTCCCGCGGGTGCGTGCGAGCGCCCTTGCGCCGATTCGCAAACGCCGTGGACGCACCGAATTCGCCCGTGGCCGGGCGCAACGTACCGTCACGGGCGACTGGCAGGTGGCACTTGCCGGCGCGCAGGGTTCGGGCGTGCTCAGTTCCATGAGCGAGGCGAACTGTTTCCTCATCCTCGAACACGAGCAAGGCGACCTGCACGCCGGAGATTCACTGGACATCATGTTTTTCGAGGGTTTGATATGA
- a CDS encoding sodium:proton antiporter: MYQPPSCRLGILIIPAVLVVLLAPVSARAADIDGAALAPAWGLPFAAMLLSIALMPLLAPAFWHAHFGKLAAGWAIAFVVPFAAVYGAAYAVHLIVHALLAEYLPFIALLAALYTVAGGICLHGRLRGSPGLNVGLLALGGALASVTGTTGAAMLLIRPLLRANEGRPHVAHVVVFFIFIVANAGGSLTPLGDPPLFLGFLKGVGFFWTGRHLLLPMLLVCAGLLLLFFLIDGHVFRRDATRGSDVGNRPRHESPGRESPGHESPGHESPGHESPGHESPASKLHLDGKINFLLLGCVIALVLMSGVWRPGIVFDVLGTPLPLQDALRDALLFVVLLVSLRVTPVSARRGNQFDWAPIIEVAKLFAGIFVTIAPVILILGAGSRGAFAPLLALVSDAQGRPIDAAYFWATGLLSGFLDNAPTYLVFFNTAGGDAASLMTTGARTLGAISAGAVFMGALTYIGNAPNFMVKAIAEERGVAMPGFFGYMAWSVPILLPLFGLVTWLFF; the protein is encoded by the coding sequence ATGTACCAGCCTCCGTCATGTCGCTTGGGTATCCTGATCATTCCCGCCGTGCTGGTGGTTTTGCTCGCGCCGGTTTCCGCGCGGGCCGCCGACATCGATGGCGCCGCGCTCGCGCCTGCGTGGGGTCTGCCGTTCGCGGCGATGCTGTTGTCGATCGCATTGATGCCGCTGCTGGCGCCCGCTTTCTGGCACGCGCATTTCGGCAAGCTCGCCGCAGGCTGGGCGATCGCCTTCGTCGTTCCGTTCGCCGCCGTATATGGCGCGGCGTATGCGGTGCATCTGATCGTCCATGCGCTGCTCGCGGAATACCTGCCGTTCATCGCCTTGCTCGCCGCGCTCTACACGGTCGCCGGCGGGATCTGTCTGCATGGAAGGTTGCGTGGCAGCCCCGGGCTGAACGTGGGGCTGTTGGCGCTGGGCGGTGCGCTCGCGAGCGTGACGGGCACCACCGGCGCGGCAATGCTGCTGATCCGGCCGCTGCTGCGCGCGAACGAGGGGCGGCCCCATGTCGCCCATGTCGTGGTGTTCTTCATTTTCATCGTCGCGAACGCCGGCGGGTCGCTGACGCCGCTGGGCGATCCGCCGCTGTTCCTGGGGTTTCTGAAGGGCGTCGGTTTTTTCTGGACGGGCCGCCATCTGCTGCTGCCGATGCTGCTGGTCTGCGCCGGTTTGCTGCTGCTGTTCTTCCTGATCGACGGGCATGTTTTCCGGCGTGATGCGACGCGGGGGAGCGATGTCGGGAATCGGCCGCGGCACGAAAGCCCGGGGCGCGAAAGCCCGGGGCACGAAAGCCCGGGGCACGAAAGCCCGGGGCACGAAAGCCCGGGGCACGAAAGCCCGGCGTCGAAGCTTCACCTCGACGGCAAGATCAATTTCCTGCTGCTCGGCTGCGTGATCGCGCTGGTGTTGATGAGTGGCGTCTGGCGGCCGGGCATCGTTTTCGACGTGCTGGGCACGCCGCTGCCGTTGCAGGATGCACTGCGCGACGCGCTGCTGTTCGTCGTGCTGCTCGTCTCGCTGCGGGTCACGCCGGTGTCGGCGCGGCGCGGCAATCAGTTCGACTGGGCACCGATCATCGAAGTGGCGAAACTGTTCGCGGGGATTTTCGTGACGATCGCGCCGGTCATCCTCATTCTGGGCGCCGGTTCGCGCGGCGCGTTCGCGCCTTTGCTGGCGCTGGTCAGCGACGCGCAGGGCCGCCCGATCGATGCCGCCTACTTCTGGGCGACCGGGCTGCTTTCCGGATTTCTCGACAACGCGCCCACCTACCTGGTATTTTTCAATACAGCGGGCGGCGACGCGGCCAGTCTCATGACCACCGGCGCGCGCACGCTCGGTGCGATTTCCGCGGGTGCGGTCTTCATGGGCGCGCTGACCTATATCGGCAACGCGCCGAATTTCATGGTCAAGGCGATCGCCGAGGAACGCGGTGTCGCCATGCCGGGATTTTTCGGTTACATGGCATGGTCGGTGCCGATCCTGCTGCCGCTTTTCGGCCTGGTGACCTGGCTGTTTTTCTAG